From one Triticum urartu cultivar G1812 chromosome 3, Tu2.1, whole genome shotgun sequence genomic stretch:
- the LOC125545829 gene encoding aspartokinase 2, chloroplastic-like yields the protein MAIALRFAATPPRLAAPIPPTSAPRAHGGVARVGAQGGTRRGRGLAMAAADSARCRAKREGDGDGVLAGVAVHGGTGAEGEDQLSVVMKFGGSSVSSAARMTEVAGLIQAFPEERPVVVLSAMGKTTNLLLLAGEKAVGCGVTRVSEIEEWNMLRDLHIKTVDELGLPRSVIHAKLDELEQLLKGVAMMKELTLRSTDYLVSFGECMSTRVFAAYLNQIGVKARQCDAFDIGFITTDDFGNAEILEATYPAVAKRLHGDWIRDPAIPIVTGFLGKGWKSGAVTTLGRGGSDLTATTIGKALGLREIQVWKDVDGVLTCDPNIYPNARTVPYLTFDEAAELAYFGAQVLHPQSMRPAREGDIPVRVKNSYNPKAPGTLIAKGRDMDKVVLTSIVLKSNVTMLDIVSTRMLGQFGFLAKVFSIFEDLGISVDCVATSEVSISVSLDPSKIWSRELIQQELDHVVEELEKIAFVHLLQQRAIVSLIGNVRKSSLILEKAFHVLRRIGVNVQMISQGASKVNMSLIVHDSEAKLCVEALHQAFFEGEGDGDGDDRLMAEFDEENLRLEL from the exons ATGGCGATCGCGCTCAGATTCGCCGCCACCCCGCCCCGCCTCGCCGCGCCGATACCTCCGACGAGTGCCCCTCGCGCACATGGAGGAGTTGCGCGCGTCGGCGCCCAGGGCGGGACTCGCCGTGGTAGGGGACTGGCAATGGCGGCCGCGGATTCCGCTCGCTGTCGGGCCAAGAGagagggcgacggcgacggcgtcCTCGCGGGAGTCGCCGTCCACGGAGGAACCGGAGCGGAAGGGGAAGATCAGCTGAGCGTGGTGATGAAGTTCGGGGGTTCGTCCgtgtcgtcggcggcgaggatgACGGAGGTGGCGGGGCTCATCCAAGCTTTCCCCGAGGAGCGCCCCGTCGTCGTCCTCTCCGCCATGGGGAAGACCACCAATCTACTCCTCCTC GCTGGAGAGAAGGCAGTGGGATGTGGAGTGACCCGCGTTTCCGAAATAGAAGAGTGGAACATGCTCAGAGATCTCCATATCAA GACAGTTGATGAACTTGGACTGCCAAGATCTGTTATACATG CTAAGCTAGATGAACTGGAGCAGCTCTTGAAAGGTGTTGCCATGATGAAAGAGCTGACACTTCGCAGCACTGATTACCTTGTGTCATTTGGAGAATGCATGTCCACACGGGTTTTTGCGGCTTATTTAAACCAGATTGGCGTCAAAGCACGTCAG TGTGACGCGTTTGATATTGGTTTCATAACGACAGACGATTTCGGTAATGCTGAGATATTGGAAGCAACTTATCCTGCTGTTGCAAAGAGATTACATGGGGACTGGATTCGGGATCCAGCGATACCTATTGTTACTGGGTTCCTTGGGAAG GGCTGGAAATCAGGTGCCGTTACTACTTTAGGCAGAGGTGGCAGTGACTTGACTGCTACAACCATTGGTAAAGCCTTGGGATTGAGAGAAATTCAG GTGTGGAAGGATGTTGATGGTGTACTTACTTGTGATCCAAATATCTACCCAAATGCAAGGACAGTCCCGTACTTAACATTTGATGAGGCTGCTGAACTTGCTTATTTTGGTGCCCAG GTTTTACATCCACAATCGATGCGACCTGCTAGAGAAGGTGATATACCAGTTAGGGTTAAGAATTCATACAATCCTAAAGCTCCAGGCACCCTTATTGCCAAAGGAAGAGATATGGATAAG GTCGTGCTTACAAGTATAGTTCTGAAGTCAAATGTCACTATGCTGGATATAGTGAGCACTCGGATGCTTGGTCAATTTGGTTTCCTGGCAAAG GTGTTTTCTATATTCGAAGATCTAGGCATATCTGTAGACTGTGTGGCGACTAGTGAGGTCAGCATTTCTGTGTCGCTCGACCCATCGAAGATCTGGAGCAGGGAACTTATTCAACAG GAGCTTGACCATGTGGTGGAAGAGCTGGAGAAAATCGCATTCGTCCATCTTCTGCAGCAAAGAGCGATAGTCTCGCTCATCGGGAATGTGCGAAAATCCTCTCTCATACTAGAGAAG GCCTTCCATGTGCTGAGGAGAATTGGGGTCAATGTCCAGATGATCTCGCAAGGCGCATCAAAG GTGAACATGTCCCTGATCGTGCACGACAGCGAGGCTAAGCTGTGCGTGGAAGCCCTCCACCAGGCCTTCTtcgagggagagggcgatggcGATGGCGATGATCGCCTGATGGCAGAATTCGACGAGGAGAACCTGCGGCTTGAGCTGTGA